A genomic region of Micropterus dolomieu isolate WLL.071019.BEF.003 ecotype Adirondacks linkage group LG11, ASM2129224v1, whole genome shotgun sequence contains the following coding sequences:
- the degs2 gene encoding sphingolipid delta(4)-desaturase/C4-monooxygenase DES2 — translation MGKTGGRHDFEWVYNDQPHTSRRKEILAKYPEIKSLMGPDPQLKWVVSGMVLTQLLACYLVHDLSWKWIFFWAYAFGGCINHSLTLAIHDISHNVAFGNKLAKWNRWFAMWANLPIGLPYSASFKKYHIDHHRYLGGDQLDVDIPTDIEGWFFCTPARKVLWLFLQPLFYALRPLVVNPKPVCRLEIQNAVVQLTVDLIIYHLWGLKPIVYLIAGSILCMGLHPISGHFIAEHYMFLKGHETYSYYGSLNLITFNVGYHMEHHDFPSIPGSKLPQVKQIAAEYYDSLPQHTSWIRVLWDFVFDDSIGPYARIKREYKLSKQE, via the exons ATGGGGAAAACAGGTGGAAGACACGATTTTGAATGGGTCTACAATGATCAGCCGCACACTTCAAGAAGAAAAGAAATTCTGG CCAAATATCCAGAGATCAAGTCTCTAATGGGTCCGGACCCCCAGCTGAAGTGGGTGGTATCAGGCATGGTCCTAACCCAGCTCCTGGCCTGCTACCTAGTCCATGACCTCTCCTGGAAGTGGATCTTCTTCTGGGCCTACGCCTTCGGAGGCTGCATCAACCACTCCCTGACTCTGGCTATTCACGACATCTCTCACAATGTGGCCTTTGGCAACAAGCTGGCGAAGTGGAACCGTTGGTTTGCCATGTGGGCCAACCTGCCCATTGGGTTGCCTTACTCTGCCTCCTTCAAGAAGTACCACATCGACCACCATCGCTATCTGGGTGGCGACCAGCTGGATGTTGACATCCCTACAGACATTGAGGGATGGTTCTTCTGCACCCCGGCCAGGAAGGTGCTCTGGCTTTTTCTCCAGCCCTTATTCTACGCTCTTCGCCCATTGGTGGTCAATCCTAAGCCAGTGTGTCGCTTGGAGATCCAGAACGCAGTTGTTCAGCTCACAGTAGATTTAATTATCTACCATCTGTGGGGGCTGAAGCCCATTGTTTACCTGATTGCAGGTTCTATCCTGTGTATGGGACTGCATCCCATCTCTGGACATTTCATAGCCGAGCATTACATGTTCCTGAAAGGACACGAGACATATTCTTACTATGGATCACTGAACTTGATCACCTTTAATGTTGGGTATCACATGGAGCACCACGACTTCCCGAGCATACCTGGCAGTAAGCTACCTCAG GTCAAGCAAATCGCAGCAGAGTATTATGACTCCCTGCCTCAACACACTTCCTGGATCCGGGTATTATGGGACTTTGTGTTTGATGACAGCATCGGCCCCTATGCCAGAATCAAACGGGAGTACAAGCTAAGCAAGCAGGAATAA